A region of Perognathus longimembris pacificus isolate PPM17 chromosome 19, ASM2315922v1, whole genome shotgun sequence DNA encodes the following proteins:
- the Retreg1 gene encoding reticulophagy regulator 1 isoform X2, whose product MPEGENFGPGRSWEVINSKPEERPGLSHCIAESWMNFSLFLQEMSVFKQQSPGKFCLLVCSVCTFFTILGSYIPGVILSYLLLLFAFLCPLFKCNDIGQKIYSKIKSVLLKLDFGIGEYINQKKRERSEADKDKSHKDDSELEFSALCPKISLTVAAKELSVSDTDVSEVSWTENGTFSLSGGYTPQTDTSDDLDRPGEEVFSQDLADFPSLENGMGTNDEDELSLGLPAELQRKKEQLDGGRSASQERQSAAGLSLPLNSDQAYRLMGNLAGEVITAAVSAAIKDQLEGTQQALAQAALSPGEDTDSEEGDDFELLDQAELDQIESELGLAREQEAEAQQNKKSSSFLSNLLGGH is encoded by the exons cTGGGAAGTTATCAATTCCAAACCAGAGGAGAGACCTGGACTCAGCCACTGTATTGCAGAATCATGGATGAATTTCAGCCTATTTCTTCAAGAAATGTCTGTTTTTAAACAGCAGAGCCCCGGCAAG TTTTGTCTCCTGGTCTGCAGTGTGTGCACGTTTTTTACAATCTTGGGAAGTTACATTCCTGGGGTTATACTCAGCTATCTATTGT TACTGTTTGCATTTTTGTGTCCACTGTTTAAATGTAATGACATTGGACAAAAAATATACAGCAAAATCAAGTCAGTTCTGTTGAAACTAGACTTTGGAATTGGAGAATATATTAATCAGAAGAAACGTGAGAGATCTG AAGCAGATAAAGATAAAAGTCACAAAGACGATAGTGAACTTGAGTTTTCAGCTCTTTGTCCTAAG ATTAGCCTCACGGTTGCTGCCAAAGAGTTATCTGTGTCCGACACAGATGTCTCAGAAGTGTCCTGGACTGAAAATGGGACCTTCAGCCTCTCGGGGGGATACACTCCGCAGACAGACACTTCTGATG ATCTTGATCGGCCTGGTGAAGAAGTGTTCTCCCAAGATCTCGCTGATTTTCCATCCCTCGAAAATGGCATGGGAACAAATGATGAGGATGAATTAAGCCTCGGCTTGCCTGCCGAGCTCCAGAGAAAAAAGGAACAGTTGGATGGTGGTCGCAGCGCAAGTCAAGAGAGGCAGTCGGCAGCTGGCCTCTCGCTCCCTCTGAACAGTGACCAAGCCTATCGCTTGATGGGTAACCTGGCCGGGGAAGTCATCACAGCCGCAGTGTCTGCTGCTATCAAAGACCAATTAGAAGGCACCCAGCAGGCCCTGGCGCAGGCTGCCCTCAGCCCCGGAGAGGACACAGACAGTGAGGAaggggatgactttgaactgcttGACCAGGCAGAACTAGATCAAATTGAGAGTGAACTGGGACTTGCACGagagcaggaggcagaggcacAGCAAAATAAGAAGTCTTCAAGCTTCCTTTCAAATCTACTGGGAGGCCATTAA